Proteins encoded in a region of the Drosophila busckii strain San Diego stock center, stock number 13000-0081.31 chromosome 2L, ASM1175060v1, whole genome shotgun sequence genome:
- the LOC108607513 gene encoding putative oxidoreductase GLYR1 homolog isoform X4 produces the protein MSKNKKLSLSGDSTEKFIYKPKDLIWAKMKGFTPWPGMIVEPPLDLLGQQHRANTKCVFFFGSRNFAWIEEHNIKPFEGPWKEELAKVSKPAAFRQAMADIDKYIDNPAEIDGQINESCGMSNHAATEADFDKIRDGLDSEETADAADGNNGIVPHVVGSPDDAESTEPPSPVVPSPPARSPAKRTPKAKSSAALTVSSKQVSKAASAKAAAQKKRRISSQHTPGNASSAKRGRRAASGDAEPYTSPSTGDYDCASSSSLTTRARIESEAFLGSLTKRAPNAIALLDRPVVTRPEAQAIDMNTRSMTLAERDIVPSDQTFGFLGLGMMGSTIVKDLILTGHKVVVWNRTIDKCTPFVDVGAEVKDTPMDVVEASDVIFCCVSDPKGAKDLVFGNCGVLQLKDLRNKAYVEMSTIDPDTSLDIGEGIKQCNGRYLEAQIHGSRQEAADGMLIILAGGDRSVFEECHSCFKTIAKNTFFLGNIGNACKVNLILQTIQGVSLVGLAEALALADRFSISLNDIIDIFDLTSMKSPLLLAKGKEMAKGDFNPQQPLSHMQRDLRLVLNMAENLDQSMPVTSITNEVFKHTKRLGYSEHDSSAVFVRSRF, from the exons AtgtcgaaaaataaaaaattgtcgCTATCAGGCGACTCCACAGAGAAATTTATCTACAAGCCTAAGGATTTGATATG GGCCAAAATGAAGGGTTTTACACCGTGGCCAGGCATG aTTGTGGAGCCACCACTTGAtctgcttggccagcagcatcGCGCCAATACCAAATGCGTGTTCTTCTTTGGCTCGCGCAACTT CGCGTGGATTGAGGAGCATAATATCAAGCCTTTCGAGGGGCCGTGGAAAGAGGAGCTAGCCAAGGTTAGCAAGCCAGCTGCATTCAGGCAGGCCATGGCGGATATTGACAAATATATAGACAATCCAGCTGAGATCGATGGCCAAATCAATGAGAGCTGTGGCATGAGCAATCATGCAGCCACCGAAGCTGACTTTGATAAGATACGCGATGGCTTGGATAGCGAAGAGACTGCCGACGCTGCTGATGGCAACAATGGTATTGTGCCCCATGTGGTAGGCAGTCCCGATGATGCCGAATCGACAGAGCCACCCTCCCCAGTGGTGCCATCGCCACCGGCCAGAAGTCCCGCCAAGCGCACACCCAAAGCTAAATCCAGCGCTGCGCTTACGGTGAGCAGCAAGCAGGTCAGCAAAGCGGCGTCTGCGAAGgcggcagcacaaaaaaagcGTCGCATCTCCTCACAGCATACACCGGGCAATGCAAGCAGCGCTAAACGTGGACGACGCGCCGCCTCCGGCGATGCTGAGCCATATACGAGTCCCAGTACTGGTGACTATGATTGCGCCAGCTCCTCGTCGCTGACAACAAGAGCACGCATCGAATCAGAAGCCTTCCTGGGCTCATTGACAAAGCGCGCACCCAATGCAATTGCGCTGCTGGATAGACCAGTTGTAACGAGGCCAGAGGCACAGGCCATTGATATGAATACGCGTTCAATGACATTAGCTGAACGCGACATTGTGCCGTCAGATCAAACATTTGGCTTCTTGGGTCTGGGCATGATGGGCTCCACCATTGTGAAGGATTTGATATTGACGGGACACAAGGTGGTGGTCTGGAACCGCACAATAGATAAG TGTACGCCTTTTGTTGATGTGGGCGCTGAGGTTAAGGACACGCCCATGGATGTGGTGGAGGCCTCTGACGTTATCTTCTGCTGCGTGTCAGATCCCAAAGGCGCAAAGGAT CTGGTGTTTGGCAATTGTGGCGTGTTGCAGTTGAAGGATTTACGCAACAAGGCGTATGTCGAAATGTCCACAATTGATCCTGACACCTCCCTGGACATTGGGGAGGGCATCAAGCAATGTAATGGCCGCTATCTGGAGGCACAGATACATGGATCGCGACAGGAGGCCGCCGATGGCATGCTTATCATATTGGCCGGCGGTGATCGCTCAGTCTTTGAGGAATGCCATTCGTGCTTCAAGACCATAGCCAAGAACACATTCTTTTTGGGCA ATATTGGCAATGCCTGCAAGGTGAATCTTATTTTGCAAACTATACAGGGTGTTAGCTTGGTCGGTCTGGCCGAGGCGTTAGCTTTGG CTGATCGATTTTCCATATCGTTAAACGATATCATtgatatatttgatttgacttCTATGAAATCACCGCTTCTGTTGGCAAAGGGCAAAG AAATGGCCAAGGGCGACTTTAATCCGCAACAGCCTTTAAGTCACATGCAAAGAGACTTGCGTCTCGTGCTGAATATGGCTGAAAACTTGGATCAATCAATGCCAGTGACGAGCATTACGAACGAGGTGTTCAAGCATACAAAACGTTTGGGTTATAGTGAGCACGATTCCAGTGCTGTATTTGTAAGATCCAGATTTTAA
- the LOC108607513 gene encoding putative oxidoreductase GLYR1 homolog isoform X3, with protein sequence MSKNKKLSLSGDSTEKFIYKPKDLIWAKMKGFTPWPGMIVEPPLDLLGQQHRANTKCVFFFGSRNFAWIEEHNIKPFEGPWKEELAKVSKPAAFRQAMADIDKYIDNPAEIDGQINESCGMSNHAATEADFDKIRDGLDSEETADAADGNNGIVPHVVGSPDDAESTEPPSPVVPSPPARSPAKRTPKAKSSAALTVSSKQVSKAASAKAAAQKKRRISSQHTPGNASSAKRGRRAASGDAEPYTSPSTGDYDCASSSSLTTRARIESEAFLGSLTKRAPNAIALLDRPVVTRPEAQAIDMNTRSMTLAERDIVPSDQTFGFLGLGMMGSTIVKDLILTGHKVVVWNRTIDKCTPFVDVGAEVKDTPMDVVEASDVIFCCVSDPKGAKDLVFGNCGVLQLKDLRNKAYVEMSTIDPDTSLDIGEGIKQCNGRYLEAQIHGSRQEAADGMLIILAGGDRSVFEECHSCFKTIAKNTFFLGTDIGNACKVNLILQTIQGVSLVGLAEALALADRFSISLNDIIDIFDLTSMKSPLLLAKGKEMAKGDFNPQQPLSHMQRDLRLVLNMAENLDQSMPVTSITNEVFKHTKRLGYSEHDSSAVFVRSRF encoded by the exons AtgtcgaaaaataaaaaattgtcgCTATCAGGCGACTCCACAGAGAAATTTATCTACAAGCCTAAGGATTTGATATG GGCCAAAATGAAGGGTTTTACACCGTGGCCAGGCATG aTTGTGGAGCCACCACTTGAtctgcttggccagcagcatcGCGCCAATACCAAATGCGTGTTCTTCTTTGGCTCGCGCAACTT CGCGTGGATTGAGGAGCATAATATCAAGCCTTTCGAGGGGCCGTGGAAAGAGGAGCTAGCCAAGGTTAGCAAGCCAGCTGCATTCAGGCAGGCCATGGCGGATATTGACAAATATATAGACAATCCAGCTGAGATCGATGGCCAAATCAATGAGAGCTGTGGCATGAGCAATCATGCAGCCACCGAAGCTGACTTTGATAAGATACGCGATGGCTTGGATAGCGAAGAGACTGCCGACGCTGCTGATGGCAACAATGGTATTGTGCCCCATGTGGTAGGCAGTCCCGATGATGCCGAATCGACAGAGCCACCCTCCCCAGTGGTGCCATCGCCACCGGCCAGAAGTCCCGCCAAGCGCACACCCAAAGCTAAATCCAGCGCTGCGCTTACGGTGAGCAGCAAGCAGGTCAGCAAAGCGGCGTCTGCGAAGgcggcagcacaaaaaaagcGTCGCATCTCCTCACAGCATACACCGGGCAATGCAAGCAGCGCTAAACGTGGACGACGCGCCGCCTCCGGCGATGCTGAGCCATATACGAGTCCCAGTACTGGTGACTATGATTGCGCCAGCTCCTCGTCGCTGACAACAAGAGCACGCATCGAATCAGAAGCCTTCCTGGGCTCATTGACAAAGCGCGCACCCAATGCAATTGCGCTGCTGGATAGACCAGTTGTAACGAGGCCAGAGGCACAGGCCATTGATATGAATACGCGTTCAATGACATTAGCTGAACGCGACATTGTGCCGTCAGATCAAACATTTGGCTTCTTGGGTCTGGGCATGATGGGCTCCACCATTGTGAAGGATTTGATATTGACGGGACACAAGGTGGTGGTCTGGAACCGCACAATAGATAAG TGTACGCCTTTTGTTGATGTGGGCGCTGAGGTTAAGGACACGCCCATGGATGTGGTGGAGGCCTCTGACGTTATCTTCTGCTGCGTGTCAGATCCCAAAGGCGCAAAGGAT CTGGTGTTTGGCAATTGTGGCGTGTTGCAGTTGAAGGATTTACGCAACAAGGCGTATGTCGAAATGTCCACAATTGATCCTGACACCTCCCTGGACATTGGGGAGGGCATCAAGCAATGTAATGGCCGCTATCTGGAGGCACAGATACATGGATCGCGACAGGAGGCCGCCGATGGCATGCTTATCATATTGGCCGGCGGTGATCGCTCAGTCTTTGAGGAATGCCATTCGTGCTTCAAGACCATAGCCAAGAACACATTCTTTTTGGGCA CAGATATTGGCAATGCCTGCAAGGTGAATCTTATTTTGCAAACTATACAGGGTGTTAGCTTGGTCGGTCTGGCCGAGGCGTTAGCTTTGG CTGATCGATTTTCCATATCGTTAAACGATATCATtgatatatttgatttgacttCTATGAAATCACCGCTTCTGTTGGCAAAGGGCAAAG AAATGGCCAAGGGCGACTTTAATCCGCAACAGCCTTTAAGTCACATGCAAAGAGACTTGCGTCTCGTGCTGAATATGGCTGAAAACTTGGATCAATCAATGCCAGTGACGAGCATTACGAACGAGGTGTTCAAGCATACAAAACGTTTGGGTTATAGTGAGCACGATTCCAGTGCTGTATTTGTAAGATCCAGATTTTAA
- the LOC108607513 gene encoding putative oxidoreductase GLYR1 homolog isoform X1, which translates to MSKNKKLSLSGDSTEKFIYKPKDLIWAKMKGFTPWPGMIVEPPLDLLGQQHRANTKCVFFFGSRNFAWIEEHNIKPFEGPWKEELAKVSKPAAFRQAMADIDKYIDNPAEIDGQINESCGMSNHAATEADFDKIRDGLDSEETADAADGNNGIVPHVVGSPDDAESTEPPSPVVPSPPARSPAKRTPKAKSSAALTVSSKQVSKAASAKAAAQKKRRISSQHTPGNASSAKRGRRAASGDAEPYTSPSTGDYDCASSSSLTTRARIESEAFLGSLTKRAPNAIALLDRPVVTRPEAQAIDMNTRSMTLAERDIVPSDQTFGFLGLGMMGSTIVKDLILTGHKVVVWNRTIDKCTPFVDVGAEVKDTPMDVVEASDVIFCCVSDPKGAKDDDCLQLVFGNCGVLQLKDLRNKAYVEMSTIDPDTSLDIGEGIKQCNGRYLEAQIHGSRQEAADGMLIILAGGDRSVFEECHSCFKTIAKNTFFLGTDIGNACKVNLILQTIQGVSLVGLAEALALADRFSISLNDIIDIFDLTSMKSPLLLAKGKEMAKGDFNPQQPLSHMQRDLRLVLNMAENLDQSMPVTSITNEVFKHTKRLGYSEHDSSAVFVRSRF; encoded by the exons AtgtcgaaaaataaaaaattgtcgCTATCAGGCGACTCCACAGAGAAATTTATCTACAAGCCTAAGGATTTGATATG GGCCAAAATGAAGGGTTTTACACCGTGGCCAGGCATG aTTGTGGAGCCACCACTTGAtctgcttggccagcagcatcGCGCCAATACCAAATGCGTGTTCTTCTTTGGCTCGCGCAACTT CGCGTGGATTGAGGAGCATAATATCAAGCCTTTCGAGGGGCCGTGGAAAGAGGAGCTAGCCAAGGTTAGCAAGCCAGCTGCATTCAGGCAGGCCATGGCGGATATTGACAAATATATAGACAATCCAGCTGAGATCGATGGCCAAATCAATGAGAGCTGTGGCATGAGCAATCATGCAGCCACCGAAGCTGACTTTGATAAGATACGCGATGGCTTGGATAGCGAAGAGACTGCCGACGCTGCTGATGGCAACAATGGTATTGTGCCCCATGTGGTAGGCAGTCCCGATGATGCCGAATCGACAGAGCCACCCTCCCCAGTGGTGCCATCGCCACCGGCCAGAAGTCCCGCCAAGCGCACACCCAAAGCTAAATCCAGCGCTGCGCTTACGGTGAGCAGCAAGCAGGTCAGCAAAGCGGCGTCTGCGAAGgcggcagcacaaaaaaagcGTCGCATCTCCTCACAGCATACACCGGGCAATGCAAGCAGCGCTAAACGTGGACGACGCGCCGCCTCCGGCGATGCTGAGCCATATACGAGTCCCAGTACTGGTGACTATGATTGCGCCAGCTCCTCGTCGCTGACAACAAGAGCACGCATCGAATCAGAAGCCTTCCTGGGCTCATTGACAAAGCGCGCACCCAATGCAATTGCGCTGCTGGATAGACCAGTTGTAACGAGGCCAGAGGCACAGGCCATTGATATGAATACGCGTTCAATGACATTAGCTGAACGCGACATTGTGCCGTCAGATCAAACATTTGGCTTCTTGGGTCTGGGCATGATGGGCTCCACCATTGTGAAGGATTTGATATTGACGGGACACAAGGTGGTGGTCTGGAACCGCACAATAGATAAG TGTACGCCTTTTGTTGATGTGGGCGCTGAGGTTAAGGACACGCCCATGGATGTGGTGGAGGCCTCTGACGTTATCTTCTGCTGCGTGTCAGATCCCAAAGGCGCAAAGGAT GACGATTGTTTGCAGCTGGTGTTTGGCAATTGTGGCGTGTTGCAGTTGAAGGATTTACGCAACAAGGCGTATGTCGAAATGTCCACAATTGATCCTGACACCTCCCTGGACATTGGGGAGGGCATCAAGCAATGTAATGGCCGCTATCTGGAGGCACAGATACATGGATCGCGACAGGAGGCCGCCGATGGCATGCTTATCATATTGGCCGGCGGTGATCGCTCAGTCTTTGAGGAATGCCATTCGTGCTTCAAGACCATAGCCAAGAACACATTCTTTTTGGGCA CAGATATTGGCAATGCCTGCAAGGTGAATCTTATTTTGCAAACTATACAGGGTGTTAGCTTGGTCGGTCTGGCCGAGGCGTTAGCTTTGG CTGATCGATTTTCCATATCGTTAAACGATATCATtgatatatttgatttgacttCTATGAAATCACCGCTTCTGTTGGCAAAGGGCAAAG AAATGGCCAAGGGCGACTTTAATCCGCAACAGCCTTTAAGTCACATGCAAAGAGACTTGCGTCTCGTGCTGAATATGGCTGAAAACTTGGATCAATCAATGCCAGTGACGAGCATTACGAACGAGGTGTTCAAGCATACAAAACGTTTGGGTTATAGTGAGCACGATTCCAGTGCTGTATTTGTAAGATCCAGATTTTAA
- the LOC108607513 gene encoding putative oxidoreductase GLYR1 homolog isoform X2 — translation MSKNKKLSLSGDSTEKFIYKPKDLIWAKMKGFTPWPGMIVEPPLDLLGQQHRANTKCVFFFGSRNFAWIEEHNIKPFEGPWKEELAKVSKPAAFRQAMADIDKYIDNPAEIDGQINESCGMSNHAATEADFDKIRDGLDSEETADAADGNNGIVPHVVGSPDDAESTEPPSPVVPSPPARSPAKRTPKAKSSAALTVSSKQVSKAASAKAAAQKKRRISSQHTPGNASSAKRGRRAASGDAEPYTSPSTGDYDCASSSSLTTRARIESEAFLGSLTKRAPNAIALLDRPVVTRPEAQAIDMNTRSMTLAERDIVPSDQTFGFLGLGMMGSTIVKDLILTGHKVVVWNRTIDKCTPFVDVGAEVKDTPMDVVEASDVIFCCVSDPKGAKDDDCLQLVFGNCGVLQLKDLRNKAYVEMSTIDPDTSLDIGEGIKQCNGRYLEAQIHGSRQEAADGMLIILAGGDRSVFEECHSCFKTIAKNTFFLGNIGNACKVNLILQTIQGVSLVGLAEALALADRFSISLNDIIDIFDLTSMKSPLLLAKGKEMAKGDFNPQQPLSHMQRDLRLVLNMAENLDQSMPVTSITNEVFKHTKRLGYSEHDSSAVFVRSRF, via the exons AtgtcgaaaaataaaaaattgtcgCTATCAGGCGACTCCACAGAGAAATTTATCTACAAGCCTAAGGATTTGATATG GGCCAAAATGAAGGGTTTTACACCGTGGCCAGGCATG aTTGTGGAGCCACCACTTGAtctgcttggccagcagcatcGCGCCAATACCAAATGCGTGTTCTTCTTTGGCTCGCGCAACTT CGCGTGGATTGAGGAGCATAATATCAAGCCTTTCGAGGGGCCGTGGAAAGAGGAGCTAGCCAAGGTTAGCAAGCCAGCTGCATTCAGGCAGGCCATGGCGGATATTGACAAATATATAGACAATCCAGCTGAGATCGATGGCCAAATCAATGAGAGCTGTGGCATGAGCAATCATGCAGCCACCGAAGCTGACTTTGATAAGATACGCGATGGCTTGGATAGCGAAGAGACTGCCGACGCTGCTGATGGCAACAATGGTATTGTGCCCCATGTGGTAGGCAGTCCCGATGATGCCGAATCGACAGAGCCACCCTCCCCAGTGGTGCCATCGCCACCGGCCAGAAGTCCCGCCAAGCGCACACCCAAAGCTAAATCCAGCGCTGCGCTTACGGTGAGCAGCAAGCAGGTCAGCAAAGCGGCGTCTGCGAAGgcggcagcacaaaaaaagcGTCGCATCTCCTCACAGCATACACCGGGCAATGCAAGCAGCGCTAAACGTGGACGACGCGCCGCCTCCGGCGATGCTGAGCCATATACGAGTCCCAGTACTGGTGACTATGATTGCGCCAGCTCCTCGTCGCTGACAACAAGAGCACGCATCGAATCAGAAGCCTTCCTGGGCTCATTGACAAAGCGCGCACCCAATGCAATTGCGCTGCTGGATAGACCAGTTGTAACGAGGCCAGAGGCACAGGCCATTGATATGAATACGCGTTCAATGACATTAGCTGAACGCGACATTGTGCCGTCAGATCAAACATTTGGCTTCTTGGGTCTGGGCATGATGGGCTCCACCATTGTGAAGGATTTGATATTGACGGGACACAAGGTGGTGGTCTGGAACCGCACAATAGATAAG TGTACGCCTTTTGTTGATGTGGGCGCTGAGGTTAAGGACACGCCCATGGATGTGGTGGAGGCCTCTGACGTTATCTTCTGCTGCGTGTCAGATCCCAAAGGCGCAAAGGAT GACGATTGTTTGCAGCTGGTGTTTGGCAATTGTGGCGTGTTGCAGTTGAAGGATTTACGCAACAAGGCGTATGTCGAAATGTCCACAATTGATCCTGACACCTCCCTGGACATTGGGGAGGGCATCAAGCAATGTAATGGCCGCTATCTGGAGGCACAGATACATGGATCGCGACAGGAGGCCGCCGATGGCATGCTTATCATATTGGCCGGCGGTGATCGCTCAGTCTTTGAGGAATGCCATTCGTGCTTCAAGACCATAGCCAAGAACACATTCTTTTTGGGCA ATATTGGCAATGCCTGCAAGGTGAATCTTATTTTGCAAACTATACAGGGTGTTAGCTTGGTCGGTCTGGCCGAGGCGTTAGCTTTGG CTGATCGATTTTCCATATCGTTAAACGATATCATtgatatatttgatttgacttCTATGAAATCACCGCTTCTGTTGGCAAAGGGCAAAG AAATGGCCAAGGGCGACTTTAATCCGCAACAGCCTTTAAGTCACATGCAAAGAGACTTGCGTCTCGTGCTGAATATGGCTGAAAACTTGGATCAATCAATGCCAGTGACGAGCATTACGAACGAGGTGTTCAAGCATACAAAACGTTTGGGTTATAGTGAGCACGATTCCAGTGCTGTATTTGTAAGATCCAGATTTTAA